The region CACCAACGAGGGCAACGCGACCGGCTCCTCGATGGTGTACTCGCCCAGCCAGCTCGACGCCGCCGGCGATGTGGACCCGGTGGCTGAAGCCGACGTGTACCTCGCCTACGGGCGCGACCTGCAGGCCGAGGAAATCCTCAAGGAAGCCCTGCGCACCAACCCGCAACGCGTGGCGGTGCACAGCAAGCTGCTGGAAATCTACTCCAAGCGCCGCGACAACAAGGCCTTCGAGCTCGTGGCTACGGAGGCCTACGGCCTCACCCACGGTGAAGGCCCGGTGTGGGAACACATCTGCGAACTCGGCCACGAACTGGACGCGACGAATCCGCTGTACCGTCCGGGCGGCGCACCCGCCGAAGGCGCTGTGGCCGCAGCGGCTGCCGCCACAGCCGCGGGCGCGGCCTTCAGCGCGACGTCGGCGCAGCAGGCCACGCAAGGTTCGCAAGCCACCCAGCCGGTGGCCGCCGCGCCGGTCGATCTGGACCTCGATCTCGACTTCGACCTGGACTCGCCGGCCGAAGCACCTGCCGCGGCACCCGCGGCCCCCGTGATGGGTGCTTACGCCCCTGCCCCGGCGCCGCAGCCGACGCTGGCCATGACGGTGCCGCCCGCTCCCGCCGGATCCGATGCCATGCCCCCGTTGGACATGGATTTCGGTTCCGCGTCGACGGTTTCGATGACGTCAGCGCCCACGGAGCCCGCCCACCTCGAGTCCCCCGCCGCGGACGACAACGCGCTGAGCTTCGACCTGGATGCACCGCCCCCCGCTTCCCCGCCACCCGCCGCAGCGCCGGTGGCAGCCGCTCCGGCTGCGGACAGCTCGGGCATGATCGAATTCGACCTGGGTTCCCTGTCCCTCGATCTTCCCGGCGCGACGCCCGCGCCGGCGGCTTCCGCCGCAGCGGCCGCCACGCCTGCCGCCGCCGCCAAGGGCCTGCCAGAAATCGATTCGGGTCCTTCCAGCAGGTCCGGCGAAAGCACGGCCGGATTCGAGGATTCCGCCAGCGGCGACCCGCTGGCCACGAAGTTCGCCCTCGCCCAGGAATTCAACGCCATCGGCGACCCGGACGGCGCTCGCTCGCTGGCCCAGGAAGTCGTCGCGGAAGCCTCGGGCGACTTGAAGAGCAAGGCGCAGAAGTTCCTCGCCGAAATCGGCTGAGGCGCCGCCCGTCTTCCTCACGAAAGGCCTGCCCATGAGGCTGGCGCTGGGTATCAGCTACCTCGGACAAGCCTACGAAGGCTGGCAAAGCCAGCCTTCGGGGCGCACCGTCCAGGACAAGCTGGAATCCGCCCTTTCCCAATTCACGGCGCAGGACGTCTCCACCGTCTGCGCGGGCCGCACGGATTCGGGCGTGCACGGCCTGATGCAGGTCGTCCACTTCGACACCGAACTGCAGCGCGAGGAGTTTTCCTGGGTGCGCGGCACCAATCGGTTCCTGCCGCCCGACATCGCGGTCGAATGGGCTCGCCCGGTCCCTGATGCCTTCCATTCCCGGGCGTCCGCCACGTCCCGGCGTTACGCATACGTGGTGCGCGAGTCGGCGGTGCGTCCCAGCGTGGACGCGGGCCGCGTCGGCTGGGTGTTCCGCCCCCTGCGCCTCGATGCCATGCAGGAGGCAGCCGCCTTCCTGCTGGGGCAGCACGACTTCACCTCGTTCCGCGCCTCCGGATGCCAGGCGCGCTCGCCCGTCAAGACCATGATGCGCATAGCCATCGCCAGGCGCGGCGCGTACTGGCGCTTCGATTTCGAAGCGGACGCCTTCCTGCACCACATGATCCGCAACATCATAGGTTCACTGCTCGTCGTGGGCCAGGGCCAACAGCCGGCGTCCTGGATGGGCGGGGTGCTCGAGGCGCGCGACCGGGACGCGGCCTCGCCGACGTTCTCGCCCGACGGCCTGTATTTCCTGGGGCCGGTCTATGGGGCCGAGTGGAACCTGCCCACCCGCACGCCTGCTTATGATTGGCTGCCATGAGCGCAGCCTCCACGACACCTTCACGCACCCGCATCAAGATCTGCGGGCTGACGCGCGAGCAGGACGTCGATGCCGCAGTCGATGCCGGCGCGGATGCGGTCGGCTTCGTCATGTATGCGCACAGCCCGCGCTGCGTCTCGCCCCAGCGGGCCGCCGAACTCGCGCGGCGGCTTCCACCGTTCGTCACGCCGGTGCTCCTCTTCGTGAACGAGTCGCCGGAGCGCATCGCGCAGGCCTGCACCCAGCTGCCCCACGCCACCCTGCAGTTCCACGGCGACGAATCGCCTGCGCAATGCGACGCGGCCACGTCCGGCGGACTGCGTCCCTACCTGCGCGCGGCCCGCATACCTCTGCAGTCCACCGAACCCTTCGACTTGTTAAAATTCGCGGCTCAATATCCACATGCCCAAGCCCTCCTGCTCGACGCCCACGTCGAGGGATACGGCGGCGGCGGGAAAGCCTTCGATTGGTCACGCCTTCCTCCAAACGTCAACGCTCGCCTCGTCTTGTCTGGTGGGTTGACGCCTGCAAACGTGACCGATGGCATCGTGCAGGTGCGGCCGCGCTGTAAGTCGCTGGCCGTCGATGTGAGCTCCGGGGTCGAGGTGTCCGACGGGGACGGCACCCGCAAGGGCATCAAGGACCCGGAAAAGATCCATCGCTTCGTCGCGGCCGTGCGTGCCGCCGACAAGCTTCCTGCATGAGGGACCCATGTCCAGCTACCAACAACCGGATCCGACCGGCCACTTCGGAAAGTACGGCGGCAGCTTCGTCAGCGAGACGCTGACCCACGCCATCAACGAACTGCGCGAGGCGTACGCGCGCTACCAGCATGATCCGCAGTTCCTCGCGGAGTTCGCAAGCGAGCTCAAGCACTTCGTGGGGCGGCCCTCGCCGGTCTACCACGCGGCGCGCATGAGCCTCGAGCAGGGTGGCGCGCAGATCTACCTCAAGCGCGAGGACCTGAACCACACGGGCGCCCACAAGATCAACAACGTGATCGGCCAGGCGATGCTCGCGCGGCGCATGGGCAAGCCCCGCGTGATCGCGGAAACCGGCGCGGGCCAGCACGGCGTGGCCACGGCCACCATCTGCGCGCGCTACGGGCTGGAATGCGTCGTCTACATGGGCAGCGCCGACGTGAAGCGGCAGAGCCCGAACGTCTACCGCATGAACCTGCTCGGCGCGCGTGTCGTGCCGGTGGAGTCCGGCAGCAAGACGCTGAAGGACGCACTGAACGAGGCGATGCGCGACTGGGTCACGAACGTCGAGAACACCTTCTACATCATCGGCACGGTGGCTGGCCCTCATCCCTACCCGATGATGGTGCGCGACTTCCAGAGCGTCATCGGCAACGAGTGCCTGTCGCAGATGCCCGAGATCGCCGGCGGGCAGCCGGACGTCGTGGTGGCGTGCGTCGGCGGCGGCAGCAACGCCATGGGCATCTTCTATCCCTACATCAATCATGTGAACACGCGGCTGGTCGGTGTCGAAGCCGCAGGCGAAGGCCTGGAAAGCGGCAAGCACTCCGCGTCCCTGCAACGCGGCAGCCCCGGCGTCCTGCACGGCAACCGCACCTACATCCTGCAGGACGAGAACGGCCAGATCACCGAAACGCACAGCGTGAGCGCGGGCCTGGACTATCCCGGCGTCGGCCCTGAGCACGCGTGGCTCAAGGACATCGGCCGTGCGGAGTACGTGGGCATCACCGACCAGGAGGCGCTCGAGGCGTTCCACTACCTGTGCCGCACCGAAGGCATCATCCCCGCGCTCGAATCCAGTCACGCCATCGCGTACGCCATGAAGCTCGCGAAGACGATGAAGCCCACGCAGAGCATCCTCGTGAACCTCTCCGGGCGCGGCGACAAGGACATCGGTACCGTGGCGGACCTCGCCGGCGTCGATTTCTACGACCGCCCTTCGATGCGCGGCCTGCAGGTGAAGGGCGGAAAGTCATGAGCCGCATCGCAGCCACGTTCGAGGCGCTGAAGGCGCGCGGCCGCAAGGCGCTCATACCCTACATGACCGCCGGCTTCCCCTTCGCCGATGTCACGCCGGAGCTGATGCACGGCATGGTGCGCGGCGGCGCCGACGTGATCGAGCTGGGCGTGCCCTTCTCCGACCCCATGGCGGACGGCCCTGTCATCCAGAAGGCGGGCGAGCAGGCACTGGCCCTGGGCATCGGCACCGTCCAGGTACTGCAGATGGTCAGCCAATTCCGCGAACGCGACGACAAGACGCCCGTCGTCCTGATGGGCTATGCCAACCCGGTGGAGCGCTACGACCTCATGCACGGCGCCGACGCGTTCATCCGCGATGCGGCCGCGGCAGGGGTCGATGGCGTCCTGATCGTGGACTACCCGCCCGAAGAGTGCGAGGAATTCGCTGCGAAGCTGAAAGCCCAGGGCCTAGACCTGATCTTCCTGCTGGCGCCGACGAGCACGGACGCGCGGATGGGCCAGGTCGCCCGCATCGCCACCGGCTACGTGTACTACGTTTCACTCAAGGGAGTGACGGGTGCGGGCCACCTGGACACGGGCGCGGTCGAACAGATGCTGCCGCGCATCCGCCGGCATGTGAAAGTCCCCGTGGGCGTGGGTTTCGGAATCCGCGACGCGGCCACCGCCAAGGCCGTCGGCAAGGTCGCTGACGCGGTGGTGATCGGCACCCGGCTCATCCAGGTCGCCGAAGCCCAGCCGCGCGACAAGGTGGTGGGCGCGGTGTCGGATTTCCTCGGCGAAATCCGCGCGGCACTCGACGCATAATCCGCCAAGGAGCGAACAAACACGATGAGCTGGCTCGAAAAACTACTCCCCCCCAAGATCCAACAGACCGACCCGGCCGAGCGCCGCCAGGTGCCCGAGGGCCTGTGGATCAAGTGCCCGAGCTGCGAGAGCGTCCTCTACAAGACGGACCTCGAGCAGAACCAGAACGTCTGCCCGACCTGCGGCCACCACCACCGGATGGGCGCCCGCGCGCGCCTGAACGGCTTCCTCGACGCCGAAGGCCGCTACGAGATCGGCCAGGAAGTGCTGCCGGTCGATGCACTCAAGTTCAAGGACAGCCGCAAGTACCCCGAGCGCCTGAAGGAAGCCCTGGAAAACACCGGCGAGACCGACGCGCTGGTCGTGATGGGTGGCGCCGTGCAAAGCGTCAGCGTGGTCGCGGCCGCGTTCGAATTCGACTTCATGGGCGGCAGCATGGGCAGCGTCGTGGGCGAGCGCTTCGTGCGCGGCGTCCACGCGGCCATCGAGCAGAAGGTGCCCTTCATCTGCTTCACCGCCACCGGCGGCGCGCGGATGCAGGAGGGCCTGCTGTCCCTCATGCAGATGGCCAAGACCAACGCCGCGCTGACGCGGCTCGCGAAGAAGGGCCTGCCTTACATCAGCGTGCTGACCGACCCGACCATGGGCGGCGTGAGCGCGGGCTTCGCCTTCGTGGGCGACATCGTGATCGCGGAACCCAAGGCGCTGATCGGTTTCGCGGGGCCGCGCGTGATCGAATCGACCGTGCGCGTCACCCTGCCGGAAGGCTTCCAGCGCGCGGAGTTCCTGCAGACCAAGGGTGCGGTGGATTTCATCTGCGACCGGCGGGAGCTGCGCAAGACCGTCTCGCACGCGCTGGCCATGCTCCAGCGCCAGCCCGCCGACTCGGTCGGCTAGCGCAACACAGCGGCCTGCAGGTACGCCAGCACGATCGCCGCCACCTGCAGCGCGACCAGGAACGCGAGCGGCGACAGGTCGATGCCGCCCACCAGCGGGATCAGCTTGCGCCAGGGGCGCAGCAGGGGCGCGCACAGGCGGTCGATGATGTCGACCACCGGCGAATCCGCCTGGATCCACGACAGCACCGCGTAGACGATCACCAGCCCCGTGAGCGCTGAAATCACCAGCCTCAGCACCCCGAACACCGCGAGCAGCGGGATCACTTCGTAGCCCGTGAGACGGCCCGTCAGCAGCCACAGCAGGCTGAACTGCGCGAGCTCCACGAGGAAGACGGCCACGACGCTGGCGGTATCGATGCGGCCGATGGCCGGCAGGATCTTGCGCAGCGGCAGCACCAGCCAGTCGGTGAGCGCGAACACGAAACGGCCGACCGGATTGCCGAACGGGACGCGCTGGTACTGCATGTACATGCGCAGCAGGCAGGCGCCGCCGAGCAGGCCTGCAGCGACGTCCAGGAGGAAGGAAAGGATTTGGTAGGCCATGGGGCGGGGCGCTGTGGGTCGTGGGATGATAGCGGGCAGAAACCGGAAAACCACGTGTCCCCTGCCCTGACCCTGCAGTCGCTGCCCCTCTTCCCCCTGGGTACCGTTCTGTTCCCCGGCGGCGTCCTGCCGCTGCGCATCTTCGAAGTCCGCTACCTCGACATGATCGCGCGCTGCCACAAGGCCGGCGCGCCTTTCGGCGTGGTGCTGCTGACGCAGGGCGGCGAAGTGCGCCACCCGAGCGTCAGCGAAGCCTTCTCGCACGTCGGGACCCTCGCCACCATCGACGAACTGGACAATCCGCGTCCGGGCCTCATGATGATCCGCGCGAGCGGCGCCCAGCGGTTTCGCATCACGTCGAGCGACCAGCTCAAACACGGCCTGTGGGTCGCCGACGTGGAGCGGCTGCCGGCGGACATGGCGGTCCCCATCCCCGAGGACCTCAAGTTCACCGCCACCGCCCTCGGCAAACTGATCCAGTCCCTGGAGGAAAAAACGCCCAGCGACGGTCAGATGCCGCTGCAGGGCCCCTTCCAGCTCGAAAACTGCGGATGGGTGGCCAACCGCTGGTGCGAGCTGCTGCCGCTGCCCACGCCGCTCAAGCAGCGGATGATGGAACTGGACAACCCGCTGGTGCGGCTCGAACTCGTGAGCGACGTGCTCGCGCGCACGGGCATCGCGACCTAGCGCGGCGAGTACTCCGGCACTTGCGTGCGCAGCCACGCGCGCAGTTCTTCGCTGGACGGCCATGCGCCCGCGTCGCCGA is a window of Caenimonas aquaedulcis DNA encoding:
- the truA gene encoding tRNA pseudouridine(38-40) synthase TruA, with protein sequence MRLALGISYLGQAYEGWQSQPSGRTVQDKLESALSQFTAQDVSTVCAGRTDSGVHGLMQVVHFDTELQREEFSWVRGTNRFLPPDIAVEWARPVPDAFHSRASATSRRYAYVVRESAVRPSVDAGRVGWVFRPLRLDAMQEAAAFLLGQHDFTSFRASGCQARSPVKTMMRIAIARRGAYWRFDFEADAFLHHMIRNIIGSLLVVGQGQQPASWMGGVLEARDRDAASPTFSPDGLYFLGPVYGAEWNLPTRTPAYDWLP
- a CDS encoding phosphoribosylanthranilate isomerase; translated protein: MSAASTTPSRTRIKICGLTREQDVDAAVDAGADAVGFVMYAHSPRCVSPQRAAELARRLPPFVTPVLLFVNESPERIAQACTQLPHATLQFHGDESPAQCDAATSGGLRPYLRAARIPLQSTEPFDLLKFAAQYPHAQALLLDAHVEGYGGGGKAFDWSRLPPNVNARLVLSGGLTPANVTDGIVQVRPRCKSLAVDVSSGVEVSDGDGTRKGIKDPEKIHRFVAAVRAADKLPA
- the trpB gene encoding tryptophan synthase subunit beta, which gives rise to MSSYQQPDPTGHFGKYGGSFVSETLTHAINELREAYARYQHDPQFLAEFASELKHFVGRPSPVYHAARMSLEQGGAQIYLKREDLNHTGAHKINNVIGQAMLARRMGKPRVIAETGAGQHGVATATICARYGLECVVYMGSADVKRQSPNVYRMNLLGARVVPVESGSKTLKDALNEAMRDWVTNVENTFYIIGTVAGPHPYPMMVRDFQSVIGNECLSQMPEIAGGQPDVVVACVGGGSNAMGIFYPYINHVNTRLVGVEAAGEGLESGKHSASLQRGSPGVLHGNRTYILQDENGQITETHSVSAGLDYPGVGPEHAWLKDIGRAEYVGITDQEALEAFHYLCRTEGIIPALESSHAIAYAMKLAKTMKPTQSILVNLSGRGDKDIGTVADLAGVDFYDRPSMRGLQVKGGKS
- the trpA gene encoding tryptophan synthase subunit alpha; translation: MSRIAATFEALKARGRKALIPYMTAGFPFADVTPELMHGMVRGGADVIELGVPFSDPMADGPVIQKAGEQALALGIGTVQVLQMVSQFRERDDKTPVVLMGYANPVERYDLMHGADAFIRDAAAAGVDGVLIVDYPPEECEEFAAKLKAQGLDLIFLLAPTSTDARMGQVARIATGYVYYVSLKGVTGAGHLDTGAVEQMLPRIRRHVKVPVGVGFGIRDAATAKAVGKVADAVVIGTRLIQVAEAQPRDKVVGAVSDFLGEIRAALDA
- the accD gene encoding acetyl-CoA carboxylase, carboxyltransferase subunit beta, whose translation is MSWLEKLLPPKIQQTDPAERRQVPEGLWIKCPSCESVLYKTDLEQNQNVCPTCGHHHRMGARARLNGFLDAEGRYEIGQEVLPVDALKFKDSRKYPERLKEALENTGETDALVVMGGAVQSVSVVAAAFEFDFMGGSMGSVVGERFVRGVHAAIEQKVPFICFTATGGARMQEGLLSLMQMAKTNAALTRLAKKGLPYISVLTDPTMGGVSAGFAFVGDIVIAEPKALIGFAGPRVIESTVRVTLPEGFQRAEFLQTKGAVDFICDRRELRKTVSHALAMLQRQPADSVG
- a CDS encoding YggT family protein, producing the protein MAYQILSFLLDVAAGLLGGACLLRMYMQYQRVPFGNPVGRFVFALTDWLVLPLRKILPAIGRIDTASVVAVFLVELAQFSLLWLLTGRLTGYEVIPLLAVFGVLRLVISALTGLVIVYAVLSWIQADSPVVDIIDRLCAPLLRPWRKLIPLVGGIDLSPLAFLVALQVAAIVLAYLQAAVLR
- a CDS encoding LON peptidase substrate-binding domain-containing protein, whose translation is MSPALTLQSLPLFPLGTVLFPGGVLPLRIFEVRYLDMIARCHKAGAPFGVVLLTQGGEVRHPSVSEAFSHVGTLATIDELDNPRPGLMMIRASGAQRFRITSSDQLKHGLWVADVERLPADMAVPIPEDLKFTATALGKLIQSLEEKTPSDGQMPLQGPFQLENCGWVANRWCELLPLPTPLKQRMMELDNPLVRLELVSDVLARTGIAT